Within bacterium, the genomic segment GAGGTCGTTTGCGAAGGCACTGTTACAGTCGCCCGATAAAATAACCCAAAAACCTCAGCCTCCGCGGTTTCCGTGTTTCCGCGGTATCCGCGATTCAACTGTTTTACGCGATTCCAATTTTCTACCTCAGCAGCACTAAAGAACGGAGCCAAAATAGTTGTTCCCGGGAAATTCACCTTGTGGCATCGAGTGGATTGGTAAGGAATCTGTCCATGAAGTTTTCAGCGAATGTGAACGCGTTGACGACCGTCTCGCCCAGTCCGAGGAATGCAGTTATGGCTGATGAGAGCGCGCATCCTGTCCCGCGGGGCTTGAATTTTAAGCGTTTCCGCGCGTATTCCTTTTCGGTCCCGTCGTGGATGACCAGCCTGTCGACTATTTCTTCACCCAGAAGATGACCGCCCTTGAACACGACTGCTTTTATGCCGGTTGAGAATGCGAATTCAGCGAACGCAGGAATCTCAACATTCACGAATTTCCTTATCTCGGACAATCTCGTTACTTCGTCCCAGTTTGGTGTCAGAACTGTTATTAGCTTTCCGAATTTTTCAAGGATTCGAATGCATGCCTGAGGCTCGATGAAAGGCAGCCCGTCCGCCGTCGAGAGTATCGGGTCCAAAACTATTGGTATGTTTTTGCCCTCGAGTGCGCTGAAAATCGTTTCCGCAATCTCTGCGTTTGGTAACATGCCTATTTTTACGGCTTTGGGCAGACCTGATTTGAAAAGTAACTCGAGCTGGTCGCTTATTATCTTGGTCTCCACCGGAGTGAATCCCTTTGCAACCCTGAAGTTCTGCACGGTTAGAGCGGATGCTATTCCCGCAGCCCAGATGCCCTGAGCCCGTATGACGCAACAGTCGAGCAAAAGCCCCGCTTTCCCTGATGGGTCAAGTCCCGATATGGCTACTACATATTCCATTTTAGTAAATTATAAAGCACTATTTCTTGACTATCAAACAATTATTAATATTTTTTAGTTTGGTGATGCTAAATGGACGATTCGTCAATGCGTGATGACACGATTATAGATATTGTTGTTATGCTTGCGGAGATAGCTGATTCATCAGGTGGTGTGCTTGCTGACCCCCGCTCCGCACGAAAGAAGATTATTAAAAAAGGACATTCCCCAAAACAGGTTGACAGAGCATTAAGTTTGTTCAGAAAAAAATCAAATTTCAGAGTTAAAAAGCCTCATAGAGTATTTTCTGAGCACGAACTCTCCTTTCTTTCGCCTGAATCAGCCAAAATGCTTTCCAGCCTTGTAAGATACGGTATTCTATCCGATGAGCAGGTGGAGTTAATTTTTATAAGAGCATCTCTTGACGAGGAAAAGCTCAACCTTGACGAGTTCAGGCGAGTCGCAGAGATGGTTATAGACATTGATAATCTTAATGTTTCGGAAGCAGCTTTCGTCGAGGGTGACGAAGACATAGTAAACTGAAAATGCACGAGCAAAGCATAGCGAGCGCCATAATAAGGACAGTTTTGTCGTTTGCTGCGTCTAACTCAATAACTGAAGTAAAGGAGGTAAGGGTTAAAATAGGAGTTTTGAAGGCAGTTTTGCCTGATTTACTTATTTTCGCCTTCGATGCAATGAAAAAGTCGCATAAGGTCCTTTGCAATGCGACGCTCGTTATAGATGAGGTTCCGCTGACCATAAAGTGTAACGATTGTGGGGCGGAAAGTTCTGTTGAAAGGGCACAGGCCGTTTGTCCTGTTTGTGGTAGCGCTAATGTGAATCTTGTGGGTGGGAATGAGTTCTTCGTTGAGGAGCTAAAAGCGTTAGTTAATGGGTGATGGAGGTTTTGCCGTTATCTATTTGCGGCAGGGAATTTGTGGCAGGGAGAGCGTATTATAATGCCTGATGAGAAGAGAAAACATCCCGTTGATGAGTATAAGGGTTTAGTTCTGGTTATAGACGACGAACCAAATGTTTGCAATGCTGTCAAAGCTTACCTTGAGCCTGAAAATTTCTATGTCCTTACATTCACGGACCCTAAGCAAGCATTGAAACTTTTCGGCCAGTTCGACATAGATGTCGTCATATCCGACATAAGAATGCCCGAATTTTCGGGAGATGATGTGCTTAGATTCATAAGGACGAAGTATCCAGAGGTTCCTGTGATAATGCTTACTGGACTTAATGATGTTCGCACTGCGGTAGCTATGACGCGAATGGGAGCTCATAATTACCTTATAAAGCCCGTACAAAAGGATGTTATAGTGTTTGCCGTCGAGAAAGCGCTTGAATACAGACAGCTCCTGCTTCGCAATAAACTTCTCCAGCTTGAGAAGCTCAAGTATCAGAAAGAGCTTGAAAACAGGATTCACCAGCGGACGCGACAGCTTATGGAGGCACTTAACGAGCTTAGGCGAATTCACAAGGAAACGGTTCGAATACTAGCGAGCGCGGTGGAAGAAAAGGACCCCTATACGAAAGGGCATTCAAACAATGTAAGACTTTACGCCAAGGCATTGGCTGATAAATTGGGTTTCTCTGAGAAAAAAATAGAAAGATTAGAGTACGCTGCTCTTCTTCATGATATAGGGAAAATAGCCATTTCGCAGGAGATTCTCGACAAACCTGGACCGTTAACGAAGAAAGAGCTTGAGATAGTGCGGCAACACCCGATAATAGGAGAACGCATAATAAGCAATGTTGACTTTTTTAAGGATATAGCACCTTTAGTACGACATCATCACGAGCGCTGGGATGGTCAGGGTTACCCTGACGGACTTAGGGGCGAGGAAATACCATTCGGTGCGAGATTGCTCGCTGTGGTGGATTCATTCGATGCCATGACGAGCAACAGACCATATCGTAACGCACTGCCATTGGAGCAGGTGCTTGAAATTATTGAAAAGAACAAAGGTAAGCAGTTCGACCCAGACATAGCGCAAGCGTTTCTTGATTACGAAATTTACAACATTTTGAAACAGCCCAAAGATGTTACTTACAAAGCATGAACAATATAGGGTCGTTCTCGAGGATTTTGAGGGTCCGCTTGACCTTCTGCTTTACCTCATCAAAAAGGATGAGATAGACATTAACAACATCCCTATATCGCATATTACATCTCAATATCTGAGCTACATTGAGCTTATGCGCTCACTGGATATGGAGATAGCGGGCGAGTACCTTTACATGGCAGCGATTCTTATAAGCATAAAGACGAAATCACTTCTGCCACGAACTTCGCCCGTTTCCGAGGACATGGAGGAACTCGATGTCGAGGCTCTCGCAGAATTGCTCAAACAATACCAGAAATTCAAGAAAGCGGGGGAGGTTTTGAGGGTTAGGTTCAACAGGGAGAAACTCCGCTATCCTGCTAATAATTTTGTGGCTCCTGTGGCGACACAACTCGAGATGCCTTATGAACTTATCGATTTAATGAAGCTTGCTTGGGAGCTTTTAAAGAAGGAAAACCGCATAATGGTTGCGCCTGAAGAGCAGGTTAATGTGGCTGAAAGAATGGCACAAATAGAATCACTTATTTCGAAGCATAAGGCTATGTCTTTGATGGAGCTTTTCGAGGGGAATGGTGTAACACCATTATTTTTCGTTGCGACATTTTTCGCGATACTTGAACTTATG encodes:
- a CDS encoding response regulator, whose protein sequence is MPDEKRKHPVDEYKGLVLVIDDEPNVCNAVKAYLEPENFYVLTFTDPKQALKLFGQFDIDVVISDIRMPEFSGDDVLRFIRTKYPEVPVIMLTGLNDVRTAVAMTRMGAHNYLIKPVQKDVIVFAVEKALEYRQLLLRNKLLQLEKLKYQKELENRIHQRTRQLMEALNELRRIHKETVRILASAVEEKDPYTKGHSNNVRLYAKALADKLGFSEKKIERLEYAALLHDIGKIAISQEILDKPGPLTKKELEIVRQHPIIGERIISNVDFFKDIAPLVRHHHERWDGQGYPDGLRGEEIPFGARLLAVVDSFDAMTSNRPYRNALPLEQVLEIIEKNKGKQFDPDIAQAFLDYEIYNILKQPKDVTYKA
- a CDS encoding DUF494 family protein, with amino-acid sequence MDDSSMRDDTIIDIVVMLAEIADSSGGVLADPRSARKKIIKKGHSPKQVDRALSLFRKKSNFRVKKPHRVFSEHELSFLSPESAKMLSSLVRYGILSDEQVELIFIRASLDEEKLNLDEFRRVAEMVIDIDNLNVSEAAFVEGDEDIVN
- the hypA gene encoding hydrogenase maturation nickel metallochaperone HypA; the encoded protein is MHEQSIASAIIRTVLSFAASNSITEVKEVRVKIGVLKAVLPDLLIFAFDAMKKSHKVLCNATLVIDEVPLTIKCNDCGAESSVERAQAVCPVCGSANVNLVGGNEFFVEELKALVNG
- a CDS encoding segregation/condensation protein A — encoded protein: MLLTKHEQYRVVLEDFEGPLDLLLYLIKKDEIDINNIPISHITSQYLSYIELMRSLDMEIAGEYLYMAAILISIKTKSLLPRTSPVSEDMEELDVEALAELLKQYQKFKKAGEVLRVRFNREKLRYPANNFVAPVATQLEMPYELIDLMKLAWELLKKENRIMVAPEEQVNVAERMAQIESLISKHKAMSLMELFEGNGVTPLFFVATFFAILELMRMQKILVRQNKPFGMIWIYERKRIKNKGDAGTIQ
- a CDS encoding hydroxymethylpyrimidine/phosphomethylpyrimidine kinase, whose protein sequence is MEYVVAISGLDPSGKAGLLLDCCVIRAQGIWAAGIASALTVQNFRVAKGFTPVETKIISDQLELLFKSGLPKAVKIGMLPNAEIAETIFSALEGKNIPIVLDPILSTADGLPFIEPQACIRILEKFGKLITVLTPNWDEVTRLSEIRKFVNVEIPAFAEFAFSTGIKAVVFKGGHLLGEEIVDRLVIHDGTEKEYARKRLKFKPRGTGCALSSAITAFLGLGETVVNAFTFAENFMDRFLTNPLDATR